Proteins co-encoded in one Aminivibrio sp. genomic window:
- a CDS encoding ABC transporter ATP-binding protein has translation MLKIEDLNVYYGAIHAVKGISLSIPQGSIVTLIGANGAGKSSTIRAVAGLVRSVKGKIVYTPPEGEPINLVGKAPEEMVKLGIAMSPEGRRILPHLTVEENLQLGAFIRNDRDGVERDRDHVYELFPRLKERSWQKGGTLSGGEQQMLAVGRALMSRPHLVMLDEPSLGLAPLLVKEVFDIIGEINAQGKTVLLVEQNAFAALKIASYAYILEVGSIVLEGRGEDLLKDSRVKEAYLGG, from the coding sequence ATGCTGAAAATTGAAGACCTCAACGTATACTACGGGGCCATTCATGCCGTCAAGGGAATTTCCCTCTCCATCCCGCAGGGGAGCATCGTCACCCTCATCGGTGCCAACGGGGCGGGAAAGAGCAGCACCATCCGCGCCGTGGCGGGGCTGGTGAGGAGCGTCAAGGGGAAGATTGTCTACACCCCGCCTGAAGGGGAACCTATAAACCTTGTCGGGAAGGCCCCCGAGGAGATGGTCAAGCTTGGAATCGCCATGAGCCCAGAAGGGCGGCGGATTTTGCCCCACCTTACAGTGGAGGAGAACCTTCAGCTCGGTGCCTTCATCAGAAACGACAGGGACGGGGTGGAGCGTGACCGGGACCATGTGTACGAACTGTTTCCCCGGCTGAAGGAACGGTCCTGGCAGAAAGGGGGAACCCTTTCCGGAGGAGAGCAGCAGATGCTCGCCGTGGGCCGGGCCCTCATGAGCCGGCCTCACCTGGTGATGCTCGACGAACCCTCCCTTGGGCTCGCCCCTCTTCTCGTCAAGGAAGTCTTTGACATCATCGGGGAGATCAATGCCCAGGGCAAGACCGTCCTGCTGGTGGAGCAAAACGCCTTCGCGGCGCTCAAGATCGCATCTTACGCCTATATCCTTGAGGTGGGATCCATCGTCCTCGAGGGCAGGGGAGAGGATCTGCTCAAGGACAGCAGGGTGAAGGAAGCCTACCTCGGCGGCTGA